A genomic window from Elusimicrobiota bacterium includes:
- a CDS encoding radical SAM protein — translation MTATASRDNALRASVADRFAPQYDITSLLTNVNREHAEEELDASAVRELWRRHAGADRKKTCRCELSAYIHIPFCKQKCAYCCYYSVPLERPVWLGRYLDSLGAQLDYFAPAFAGRRFETLYIGGGTPSLLSPRQLRSLFAKLFRRYAFCGEGERAFEFNPFSVSAGKLALLEEFGFNRISMGVQSFRPAVLRRENRGYQTTETVARAMGLILGRGRFMLNVDLLLGLRGDGQASFLKTLDALLALKPSTVTAYPVKPTVAYLCDHYGGDMRRFEADLARRYGEVGGQAAAVARRRGYFLRPERPSLRDNDWLFRREPLRRLEYVYDDIAPQPVSIFSLGPTARSRIAGELAYYQTGTHEAAFSPEAKVWRGLRIDRRWEMRKFVLRELLDRGAVSPERFRGLFGTGLGAAFPGTSRVLRPGGGGAGWELDDRTPRQVFLAALRFLAPEELEGMSEVRFSLSSGKGSWRLSLHRLADGEPSMSRAGSLGLILKGEPAALIAPQVDGALLKFVTAAFLRAAGRARAASPVRVAPVLLAQLRSLVARLERAGRIPRGALRLTREESS, via the coding sequence ATGACCGCCACCGCCAGCCGGGACAATGCGCTGCGCGCCTCCGTCGCGGACCGCTTCGCTCCGCAGTACGACATCACCAGCCTGCTGACCAACGTCAACCGCGAGCACGCGGAGGAGGAGCTCGACGCCTCGGCGGTCCGCGAGCTGTGGCGGCGTCATGCGGGCGCCGACCGGAAGAAGACCTGCCGCTGCGAACTCTCCGCCTACATCCATATCCCTTTTTGCAAGCAGAAATGCGCCTATTGCTGCTACTATTCGGTCCCCTTGGAGCGGCCGGTCTGGCTGGGCCGCTACCTCGATTCTCTGGGGGCCCAGTTGGACTACTTCGCCCCGGCTTTCGCCGGCCGCCGCTTCGAGACCCTCTATATCGGGGGCGGGACGCCGAGTCTCCTGAGTCCGCGCCAGCTGCGCAGCCTCTTCGCGAAGCTGTTCCGGCGCTACGCCTTCTGCGGCGAGGGCGAGCGGGCCTTCGAGTTCAATCCCTTCAGCGTGAGCGCGGGGAAGCTCGCGCTGCTCGAGGAGTTCGGCTTCAATCGGATCAGCATGGGCGTGCAGTCCTTCCGGCCCGCGGTCCTGCGGCGCGAGAACCGCGGCTATCAGACCACGGAGACCGTGGCCCGGGCGATGGGGCTCATCCTGGGCCGCGGCCGCTTCATGCTCAACGTGGACCTGCTCTTGGGCCTGCGCGGCGACGGCCAGGCCTCCTTCCTCAAGACCCTCGATGCGCTCCTCGCGCTCAAGCCCAGTACGGTCACGGCCTATCCGGTCAAGCCCACGGTCGCCTACCTCTGCGACCATTACGGCGGCGACATGCGCCGCTTCGAGGCGGACTTGGCGCGGCGCTACGGCGAGGTGGGCGGCCAAGCCGCGGCCGTGGCCCGCCGGCGCGGGTATTTTCTGCGCCCGGAGCGGCCCAGCCTGCGGGACAACGACTGGCTCTTCCGGCGGGAGCCCCTGCGCCGGCTCGAGTACGTCTACGACGACATCGCGCCGCAGCCGGTCTCCATCTTCTCATTGGGGCCGACCGCGCGTTCGCGCATCGCCGGGGAACTGGCCTATTACCAGACGGGGACCCACGAGGCGGCGTTCTCCCCCGAGGCCAAGGTCTGGCGGGGGCTCAGGATCGACCGGCGCTGGGAGATGAGGAAGTTCGTCCTGCGGGAGCTGCTGGACCGCGGCGCGGTCTCGCCGGAGCGCTTCCGGGGCCTTTTTGGGACCGGTCTCGGCGCGGCATTCCCGGGGACATCGCGGGTCCTGCGGCCGGGGGGGGGAGGGGCCGGCTGGGAGCTTGACGACAGGACGCCGCGGCAGGTCTTCCTGGCCGCGCTGCGCTTCCTCGCCCCGGAAGAGCTCGAAGGCATGTCCGAGGTGCGTTTTTCCCTCAGCTCGGGCAAGGGCTCCTGGCGCCTGAGCCTGCACCGGCTCGCCGACGGCGAGCCCAGCATGAGCCGGGCCGGGAGCTTGGGGCTGATCCTCAAGGGTGAGCCCGCCGCGCTGATCGCGCCCCAGGTCGACGGGGCGCTGCTCAAGTTCGTGACCGCGGCTTTCCTGCGGGCGGCCGGACGCGCGCGCGCCGCGTCGCCGGTGCGCGTCGCCCCCGTGCTGTTGGCCCAACTGAGGTCCCTGGTGGCGCGCCTGGAGCGGGCGGGACGCATCCCCAGGGGCGCATTGCGCTTGACCCGGGAGGAGTCATCCTGA